From Camelina sativa cultivar DH55 chromosome 7, Cs, whole genome shotgun sequence, one genomic window encodes:
- the LOC104705135 gene encoding uncharacterized protein LOC104705135 — protein MAIAGLQNILAIDSSLPRDSEVRGSRQRENEGRSSVRASSLLQMWRELEDDHVMGHARDRDADRRTASSRGNACDSNISAHDIVRDSVNLGETELGGWSPTPSHVDSHNSSEDLGPFQSEHFSDLGMVERERVRQIFREWMSSGTGQHTSSDSHTTNSSRAEWLGETEQERVRIIREMVQMNSQQRPVLGDLREEQPIEVVNQIERVVNANCIQNENARRGIRKLCGRQVWVDMLKMAEXSLLRCTALLTNQVHLRRLRATSQNGNICGHMNTCEKCAKKLVEAGGKCPMCQAPVIELLMQALLRGRFLRNGDNDDKEKPTSSAATELGFLRERHTVSELREEFISRLDRSVSGQASSSHSETSSNAENDDNRGEQNDLNCLDSINDAGGGSDQNGREAENQCSLDEVTNSRRCNNQSTSLEERTARVEDWQRSKIDDFSLRRNGAEVDLNSHQREDATGCSSSSIHGDEIRNGCQFRETMDIPYEQSLQSSEEIATMRLINRTTNFQENLVESINLTVPLEEQTEEEIMGNEESDWQLINGETSAWRDDAEEEADTDVPENFPNQLSQISSVDEDREAHARTELTEMQPDDADLQSTIQDWSEEHSDQDTVSVGRADTFFPPDDNENMELRELSSRRRVSNLLQSGFRENLDQLIQSYMDRRSRNPVEWEEHETYSDHTIVGEDIEQQDDAQSGGQELDAVESP, from the exons ATGGCTATTGCTGGCCTGCAAAACATTTTGGCGATTGATTCATCTCTCCCACGGGACTCTGAGGTTCGGGGTTCTAGACAGAGGGAAAATGAAGGAAGGTCAAGCGTCCGGGCATCCTCACTTCTACAGATGTGGAGAGAACTTGAGGATGATCACGTGATGGGTCATGCTCGTGACAGAGATGCTGACAGGAGGACTGCTTCTTCGAGGGGAAATGCTTGTGACAGTAATATTAGTGCCCATGATATTGTTAGAGATAGTGTAAATCTGGGTGAGACTGAACTTGGTGGATGGTCCCCTACCCCGAGTCATGTCGACTCACATAACTCGAGTGAGGATCTCGGTCCTTTTCAGAGCGAGCACTTTTCTGATCTCGGGATGGTTGAAAGGGAAAGAGTTAGACAAATTTTCCGTGAGTGGATGAGCTCTGGGACAGGTCAGCATACTTCCTCTGATTCCCACACAACCAACAGCTCAAGAGCAGAATGGCTTGGCGAAACTGAACAGGAAAGGGTGAGGATCATAAGGGAGATGGTTCAGATGAATAGCCAGCAGAGACCTGTTCTTGGTGATCTCAGGGAAGAACAACCTATTGAAGTTGTTAACCAGATCGAAAGAGTTGTTAATGCCAACTGCATCCAAAATGAAAATGCTAGAAGAGGTATACGCAAGTTATGTGGTAGGCAAGTGTGGGTGGATATGTTAAAAATGGCTGAGNAGTCTCTGCTGCGATGCACCGCGCTGCTGACCAATCAG GTCCATCTAAGGAGACTGAGAGCTACGAGTCAAAATGGGAATAT ATGTGGACATATGAACACTTGCGAGAAGTGTGCGAAGAAGCTAGTGGAAGCTGGAGGAAAATGTCCCATGTGTCAAGCTCCTGTGATTGAG TTGCTTATGCAGGCATTGCTAAGGGGGAGATTCTTACGAAATGGTGACAACGATGATAAAGAGAAACCAACATCATCTGCAGCTACTGAGTTGGGCTTTCTAAGAGAAAGGCACACTGTATCTGAGCTGAG GGAGGAATTTATATCCAGACTTGACCGGTCTGTCTCTGGTCAAGCGAGCAGCAGTCACTCGGAGACCTCATCAAATGCCGAAAATGATGATAATAGAGGTGAACAAAACGATCTAAATTGTCTAGATAGCATCAATGATGCAGGCGGTGGCTCAGATCAAAATGGCAGAGAGGCTGAAAACCAATGTTCACTGGATGAGGTAACTAATTCCAGACGCTGTAATAACCAGAGCACTAGTTTGGAAGAAAGGACTGCACGTGTAGAAGATTGGCAACGGTCGAAAATTGATGATTTCTCTCTAAGAAGAAATGGTGCTGAAGTGGACCTGAATAGCCATCAAAGAGAGGATGCTACTGggtgttcatcctcttcaattCATGGAGACGAGATCAGAAATGGCTGTCAGTTTCGAGAAACTATGGATATACCTTATGAACAGTCTCTGCAAAGTTCCGAAGAAATTGCCACCATGAGACTGATAAACAGGACAACAAATTTCCAGGAAAATCTGGTTGAAAGCATTAATCTAACTGTCCCTCTAGAGGAACAAACCGAGGAGGAGATTATGGGAAACGAAGAATCCGATTGGCAACTTATCAATGGTGAAACCAGTGCATGGAGAGATGACGCTGAAGAGGAGGCAGATACAGATGTTCCTGAGAATTTTCCAAATCAGTTATCCCAGATATCATCCGTGGACGAGGACAGGGAAGCCCACGCCCGCACAGAACTCACAGAGATGCAGCCTGATGATGCTGATCTCCAAAGCACAATACAAGACTGGTCGGAAGAACATTCTGATCAGGACACAGTTTCAGTTGGAAGGGCTGACACATTCTTTCCTCCGGATGATAACGAGAACATGGAACTCAGAGAACTCTCTAGCAG GAGACGTGTCTCAAATCTTCTGCAAAGCGGGTTTAGGGAAAATCTTGACCAGTTGATACAATCCTACATGGACAGACGAAGCCGAAATCCTGTGGAGTGGGAAGAACACGAGACTTATTCTGACCATACAATAGTAGGTGAAGATATAGAACAGCAGGATGATGCTCAGAGTGGTGGTCAAGAACTTGATGCTGTTGAATCTCCT
- the LOC104703607 gene encoding E3 ubiquitin-protein ligase NEURL1B-like, whose product MHRAADQSGPSKETESYESKWEYVRKGICCVCCESNIDSLLYRCGHMNTCEKCAKKLVEAGGKCPMCQAPVIEVVRAYSIL is encoded by the exons ATGCACCGCGCTGCTGACCAATCAG GTCCATCTAAGGAGACTGAGAGCTACGAGTCAAAATGGGAATATGTAAGGAAAGGGATCTGCTGTGTATGCTGTGAGAGCAATATCGATTCTTTATTGTATAG ATGTGGACATATGAACACTTGCGAGAAGTGTGCGAAGAAGCTAGTGGAAGCTGGAGGAAAATGTCCCATGTGTCAAGCTCCTGTGATTGAGGTAGTTCGTGCCTACTCTATTCTCTGA